ATAATCATAGACGATTTTAATCAATATTAAAGTTACAATCATACCAGTGCGGTTCTTGGTTTCTTCCTGAACCTTGTCAATCACCTGAAGAAAGAAAAGCCACGTAAATCAACAACATTAAAAACATTATACACCGATTCTATATATAGAATCACTGCACCATCTCATAAGATAATGATGCACCTACCATATAGTTTTTGAATAATATTATCACAATTGCATATGATTTctaattttcagcccaaaaatgtaacaaAATGCAATAAAAGAAAAGCACAAAGACGACACCAATAGTGAAATTAGCTGCAACAAGATACACCGATTTCAGATAAATCATAACTCGAATCAATCCATTTAAAACAAGACAAAATGAAAATTGCCACCTCTAGAAATAGGCATGACAACACATGTATACATGTTAACAGGTGGCCAAATCAACAAATAATATACAAACATGACTAAATCTGGTCAGCTAGAAACCGATCTCTGTTTTATCATCAGAGAGATACGCTTCAACAAAGGATCATAACTGTAACTTGTACAAGCAACTCGAAACAACCCTATGGAGCACATCAATGTCTGATTTGGCTAAGTTGCATCATTCCAGAAACACATATAAACACACTATATACATGATTGAACAATAATCCAACGATCCTCACACCCTTATTTTAAAACCACATGCGATTTGATACAAGTAAAAGAAACAATTTGGCGATACAAAACTCGAATATACAGAACTTGATTAGTACCTCATCTGGCACACGAAGATACTTGATAGTATTTCCACGTATATAGCATTCAGGCATCCTCCAGAACCTATCACCATCCTGTCAAATCACAATTTTTTAAAATTGACATTTCTAGTCCTTATGGTTATAAAGTATTGAAAGAGTAGACAAAAGTACTTTGGAGGTACAAATAACTTCACGAAGATGAATATTCATCCAGGTGTCACAGTTCACCAAATGCCCGTTGTAAGTTTCACCATTTTTCAACTCCACCAGCTGCATCAAGATATGTAAAAACTATTTAATAATGTAATTTACACACAAATGAAAtctaacatattataataaaacAGTTCAGTAATATCACGCGCTTTATTGTTAGATGGTGGATTGCAAAATAATCACATAAAATTGAAGATAATCGCGCACAAATCAAAAATACCTCACAGaattaaaaaattaaataaaataaaataaacgaaCAAAAcagtaaaataataaaaaataacagtaacaaaaaaaaaaaaatagagaggTGGGAGGTACTGACCATAGGATGCCCTTGAGACGTTTTAAGCAGAGATAATGGAAGCTGAAATTCATCATTTCGTTTTtacatataaaaataataataaatagttaaaTCATTAAGCAATACGATTTCGATCAAATAGCAAACAGTAATAGTGAATATAGTTACAGATCAagtaaaaaaatgaaataaaacagCAGCAGGAACTAACCATTTTAACGGAGAGGAATCAAAGCTGATATTAAGTCAGGGATAGAGATAGATCTGATTTATGTATAATGGATCATCTCACTTTTAATATACTGCCGCCTTTACTGTTACGAAGCGGGTGATTCTAGGTATCACCCTTACTCTTGTGACCTAAACGGCTAAATCTAAACTTCCACTTTATTTGCTTTTTatgctttttattttccttttgggAGAAAATTAGGGTTTGAATTTGCATATTAAAAACTGAGCAGTGAAATGACTCGCTAAATTATGAATTTATTTAAACGAAAcggtttaataatatgttttaggtattaaaatAACGTAAATGTAaatgttaaattcatttaatttaatgATCCGTAGAACAacgaattccgactaagaaacttgtcgttgtttttacaaatatattgatgtacttaacttggtcagaataaatgaattaACTTGATGTACTTAACTTTGTAATAAAAGCccacattacaaccttttattgatacatttatttcgcatacatatgtaacgtaattaatctcgtaaaaaacactcatatttgaataataataataataatataataataaagtttgtttgaaaattgagtatttatatttttaataataattattagtaataacaaatgtcatGCCTCTTGATAaatttttgaaaataaaaatacaattaatatataaaggttgtacaatatgttttaaagtttgtacacgtGTTTATAAGTTGATTTGTAAAAGATTGAACGATTTGTTTTAAAGCTTATACATATGGTCATGTgaatgttttatcataaggttgtacttgtacataatgcttcaaatattgtacatacggTCCTAGGGTGTTTtaccataagattgtacataatatttcaaatattgtacatttaTACATTTAGTCATGAGGGTATTTTATCATAAGGTTATACATAATGctctatatattataaaattaacatgttaaaatttaataaatataatgacatcatcatttgggcttaaatttttatttttatttttttgaattttttaagcttatataattcttatttatgacatcattaagtatatttactttaattgtaaaaataatattatttatgacatCACCTACATGCCCTCAcaatttttctttttctatttaattttttttatagaagGAAAAAATGTAATTATtgcatcatcattttagcattttaatagaaCTTAAGATTATACGTTTCAGATAATTAGTATAATCAGCTACAATAAAATGTTAATTTGATAAATAGTGTTTGGATTTGATCATGATGTTTGAAATCGTAATAATCAGATAATCAGTTTACTAAAATGTTTGAAAAAATTGGATTATTTAAAAACTTAACGTGTAAAATTACCTAAGGACATCATTTTAAAGTGATATTGTAAATTTATTATCTAATGATACATGATTCTTTTTAATGgtgatatcgacatcgaatgctctcatttgtcacccacacacgcgttaggatGAAACTCAATTCGCGATGATGTTGGCTGTACCATCGAAGGTTGTGAAAACCCCACAGAGACCTTCTGAGATCGCATTGATGTTGacaatatcatcaaatatttgaaaACTCCTtgcttggagtgagaatcgaacATGAGTTGGCAGTGCTTGTAATGAGGCGGATGTagtagtatgtcataaattggGAAACTTCATAAAAAAAACATGAAGCCTCAATAAACTTACGCACTTTAAAAAAAACGAGTTCATCTAGAATGAAACCTAAAACTAGAGGTCACAACGAATATGAAGGAACAAGCAACCCGATAGATAATAAATCATATACCTAAATAAAGAGGGCATCTAATCAAGAGAATATCAAAATATTACACACCATCTACGCCTAGAAAAACAGCTAACCTGAAAACTAAATGAAACTCCCGGAACGAGTTTAATAAATTGAGActacctgtcctaatccataaggacgaatacaataacatatgattacattgcgaggtatttgacctctatatgatacattttacaaatattgcattcattgtaaaagacaaactttcatttcatcgaaagttgataggcatgcataccatttcataatattcaactataaatgacctaatctgtcatttgcttaatcataatctttaatgaacataacgacttgaatgcaacgtcttttgaaatatgccatgaatgactccaattaatttctctaatatgagcaaatgcacagcggaagatttctttcaaacctgagaataaacatgctttaaagtgtcaaccaaaaggttggtgagttcattagtttatcataatcgatcatttccataattttaatagaccacaagattttcatttccatttttcataatatacatctcatacatagagataaaaatcattcatatgttgaacacctggtaactgacattaacaagattcatatagaatatctccatcattccgggacatccttcggacatgataattttcgacgtactaaagcatccgcaacaatggatggggcttgttgggcccaatagatctgtctttaggattcgcgtcaattaggggccagttccctaattcttagattaccaggctaaaaggggcatattcggtttcgatccattcaaccatataatgtagtttcgattacttgtgtctatttcgtcaaacatttataaaaacgcatgttttctcagtcccaaaaatatagattgcaaaagcatttaaaaagtgagcaaatgaaactcacaatactgtatttcgtagcaataatgcaattgacggcactgaacaagtgcaaggttggcctcggattcacgaatatatatatatatatatatatatatatatatatatatatatatatatatatatatatatatatatatatatatatatatatatatatatatatatatattggtcaatatcttcctaacaatttaggtcaagtcgtagtgtatcacaatcctaatgctcgagaccgatatacaaaagttaacaaaatcagtttgacccaaaatgactttcaaaatctatacatgtttattatataccttaaatatagtcattttatatatttaaatatatttatcagattttattagagtaaataataaaagtcatttattaataaacttttatattaaaatatatatatgatatgataaaaatatacttttatatatctcaagtaataaaatttataaagttcacttaatattctaaaacatagtagtattattattaatgtaattatattaggcgtggtaaaaatatctttgtattacatatttatttgataaaataatattgctaataataataaaagttgtattattttgtaataataataataattattattattattttactaataataaaaataaccatttttatatttactattgatgatattaattataataaaatgattattctaatcatgataattttaataataacggtactttttattattaactttaataataataatattttataaaaataataattctattcaaaatgataatttttagtaataataatactaaaatgataataataatgatatttaataataacaatgatatttctatttaaatcataattttaataaaaatgatagttttaatattaatgatacttttaataataataaaaataataaaatgatggttttgataaaaatattaattattttaataataataataataatattgattattagataataataataataatgataataacgatgataacgataacgacaataattatcattttaacaataatacataaaattatagataattcagttgatgatatcttttaatccgttcatcgaaatcataagctttctaaatgaaaagttattaatttttcgtcagctttccaacgacatgcatatcatatatctgaTCCTAGTAGTATATGtatctaatttaggattcaacataacctatctaacgacaatatcaaacgtacaagcatgcataatcctatatactcgagcactagtcagggatacactaataatatataaaagttaagttatgagtgctcacgtatcaatattgagattcaatattacaggaaaggtacgtagacgcaacagagatgacaaaTACTAGGTTGACCTCGTGAGCATACCctcaaaccatacccataacctccatagctataacccataatttccttagctttgccccgctcgcaaaacccgtttgaaataacaTGCCCATAaactcatcgtagtattttatgtatatatactactaatactaatactaatactaatactaataatatttttattaatctaaataataataataataataataataatatacttaataatataattactaatactaCGGAGTGATTATCTATCTATCAATTTGAGTGTGTGCAACTGAGAGGATCAGTTCGACTTTTATAAACTTGAAGTgaccgacggccatgcgatcgcatggctcactAAGCCttctaccatgcgatcgcatgggttaattTTACCAGCCCACAACATTTGTTTCGACAATGCCCACGGTTTTAttgatttaaatatatatatatataatctatataattaattatatattatattatattcacatggaaggttgacttgtacttttagttctaatgactcgtacgttgtcactcgacttaggtcatggttctggtttctcgaactcactttcgtacgcttagaaaagtaGTACTTTATGTTTCGCGGCACATACTCTTAATGATAATTAGACTTAACTTATCAATAACCAATCATTCGAAATGTAACTCGAATgttagagtattttggtcattagcttttataaatcagtgtctcgttatatatacatatacacataatagtattattttaactcaaaacgttttataactaacttaatattaaattttattacattgaaaaatatatatacatatatattttcatttcgaaatataaatttgaaatatttatttaacaatatactatatcatttttcaaaactaattatatttcaaagttcaatatatacaatttaaaatcgtttcgaaattattatttaatagtactcttatctttttgaaacaataaaaaatatatttacaaatttataatACAATCTTTAATTACGTtctttaaaatttataaacaagtTATCTTATAAAGTGTTTTAATAAAAAATTACTTTTTATACTGAAaacgttttgtacgtttgaaactatattctgttttccaaaactaagtgtatataagaatcattttaaaaggttaaaattatGGAATTCGCTATATCATACAATGTTTTAGAAAGgtaaatgatgttatgcgaggtgtatataaaatagcttaaattttacaaggaaatactattaaatacgatacaattttacacaagatatttatttatttatagaatggatatacctaaaccttgctataacacttataggcagtgtacctaatcgtacagtagtgtagtttttagtaagtccggttcgttccacaggaaaaatctttaaataaagcttaacgctatattagtttacttttataaaaatacaaatatatataagtaatattattattataaagggggattttttaccgtttaatgaccggtttgtcgattttaaaactttagtcgcagttaaaacaaaatgtaaaatattaaataaataaaagacttaatttaaagcgtaaagtaaataacgataatgaaattgcgaataataaaagtgcgataaaataaacttgcgataattaaaagtacgataattaaaagcgcaattaaatacaataacaataaataaaaatgcgataattagaagtgaaattaaatataaaataaaggaaattaaatatgaaataaaagaattatgcttatttaaacttccgtaatcatgatgtttgacgtgttgattttagttttatgcccatgggttaattgtcctttgtcctggattatttaatatgtccgtctggtttttgtccataacagtccatcagtcataaatataaagtgcgagtgtcctcgtcaaattatccttatacccgaagttaaatattccaactaattggggacttaaactgtaacaagattttaatactttgtttaataattacaccaggatgtcgactgagtgtaacccaaggttttaatactttgttaacaattatgccaagtgtccttgtacataatttcactcctgttttaataattctagtgactgttaatccattcccgtgtccggttaaatgaacgattattcgtacatataaataccccgcccatcgtgtccgatcgagtgtatatgataatttatagggacgcccaattgtaaatatttatattaacattaacaaactatcatttagttaaacaaatataaagcccattaatagcccatagtctaatttccacaagtgtcgttcttttgtccaagtcaaattctcgacgaagtgatatttggtgaaagtgagttatagtcccacttttaaaatctaatatttttgggatgagaatacatgcaggttttataaatgatttacaaaatagacacaagtacgtgaaactacattctatggttgaattatcgaaatcgaatatgtcccttttataaagtctggtaatctaagaattagggaacagacaccctaattgacgcgaatcctaaagatagatctattgggcctaacaaaccccatccaaagtaccggatgctttagtacttcgaaacttatatcatatccgaagggtgtcccggaatgatggggatattcttaaatatgcatcttgttaatgtcggttaccgggtgttcaccatatgaatgatttttatctctatgtatgggatgtatattgaaatatgaaatcttgtggtctattgttacgatttgatatatatatatatatatatatatatatatatatatatataggttaaacctataactcaccaacatttttgttgacgttttaagcatgtttattctcaggtgattattaagagcttccgatgtcgcatacttaaataaggacaagatttggagtccatgcttgtatgatattgtgtaaaaactgaattcaagaaacttatttcgttgtaacatatttgtattgtaaaccattatgtaatagtcgtgtgtaaacaggatattttagattatcattatttgataatctacgtaaagctttttaaacctttattgatgagataaaggttatggcttgttttaaaatgaatgcagtctttgaaaaaaaatgtctcatatagaggtcaaaacctcgcaacgaaatcaattaatatggaacgtttttaatcaataagaacgggacatttcacaaagtaCATTACTTCAAACACTTTTTTAGATTCTATTAGTCGCATTCATAGTGTTATGGACGAATGCTTTTCAAGTGAAGATGACAAACTTAAGGAGATGAATCAATAATGAAGAGGAAGTTTCACAAATATTGGGGTAAAATTGATAAGTTTAATTTGTTGGTGTTCATTGCTTCCGTGTTCGATCCAAGGACAAAATTTTTTCATCTTGAAGTCACTCTGTTGAAAATGTATGGTGATGAAGATGGGGTGAAGATTGTTGCATTGTGTAAGAGTGCATTATACGAGTTATTTAATGATTATGAACAAATGCACTCTAGTGAACATGTGAGGAACAATTC
This genomic window from Rutidosis leptorrhynchoides isolate AG116_Rl617_1_P2 chromosome 2, CSIRO_AGI_Rlap_v1, whole genome shotgun sequence contains:
- the LOC139887821 gene encoding sm-like protein LSM4; its protein translation is MLPLSLLKTSQGHPMLVELKNGETYNGHLVNCDTWMNIHLREVICTSKDGDRFWRMPECYIRGNTIKYLRVPDEVIDKVQEETKNRTDRKPPGVGRGRGRGGRDDIGGGGGGGRRPAKGGMGGRGGMEGGYPIGGNREVTDGTGPERYVGIHSPDHFLG